The following coding sequences lie in one Oryza brachyantha chromosome 10, ObraRS2, whole genome shotgun sequence genomic window:
- the LOC102715514 gene encoding profilin-A: protein MSWQTYVDEHLMCEIEGHHLTSAAIVGHDGTVWAQSAAFPQFKPEEMTNIMKDFDEPGFLAPTGLFLGPTKYMVIQGEPGAVIRGKKGSGGVTVKKTGQALVVGIYDEPMTPGQCNMVVERLGDYLVEQGL from the exons ATGTCGTGGCAGACGTACGTCGACGAGCACCTGATGTGCGAGATCGAGGGCCACCACctcacctccgccgccatcgtcggcCACGACGGCACCGTCTGGGCGCAGAGCGCCGCCTTCCCGCAG TTCAAGCCGGAGGAGATGACCAACATCATGAAGGACTTCGACGAGCCCGGGTTCCTCGCGCCTACCGGGCTGTTTCTCGGACCAACCAAGTACATGGTCATCCAAGGTGAACCTGGTGCTGTCATCCGCGGCAAGAAG GGATCAGGAGGCGTGACGGTGAAGAAGACTGGGCAGGCGCTGGTGGTCGGCATCTACGACGAGCCAATGACCCCAGGGCAGTGCAACATGGTGGTCGAGAGGCTTGGTGACTACCTCGTAGAACAAGGCCTGTAA